In Centropristis striata isolate RG_2023a ecotype Rhode Island chromosome 5, C.striata_1.0, whole genome shotgun sequence, a single genomic region encodes these proteins:
- the slmapb gene encoding sarcolemma associated protein b isoform X2, with translation MDEKELSDPLNNVSVIKDDLTRSNMGSSGDSEKMIQHLNDELRDAQELANTEKHKCIELQGILQEERKENKKQADESANQIKHLQGQLRQLQEETGILREQLAVSSSSPDELQSARDEVKALKRALEAATAERDRDVAAIQANLATASKDLDKWRQTANKYEREIDNLQRDLQQQSKQWQKTAEIQAGELQSMQAECNGLQKECSVLRSEKQDTVNKHQKEKNSLQSECASLRAEKEELLKTHQKDKGNLQSECAALRSEKEAVLQRQQQLEKDLASSRAQNAELSNSLKALERSQQELEKKLASLQLQHQQDSSELQTQLDEADSRSKALQREKLWMIWGPVAAVALTAVTAAMLFRT, from the exons ATGGACGAGAAAGAGCTGAGTGATCCTCTGAATAACGTATCAGTCATTAAAG atgACCTGACCAGGTCAAACATGGGCTCCTCTGGTGACTCAGAGAAAATGATCCAGCACTTAAATGATGAGCTTCGGGATGCCCAGGAGCTAGCTAATACTGAGAAGCACAAATGCATTGAGCTACAAG GTATCCTgcaggaagagagaaaagaaaataagaaacaagCTGATGAATCTGCAAATCAGATAAAACATCTTCAAG GCCAGCTGCGGCAGCTCCAAGAGGAAACGGGCATCCTCAGAGAGCAGTTAGCTGTCTCCTCCAGTTCACCCGATGAGCTACAAAGTGCACGTGATGAGGTGAAGGCGCTGAAACGTGCCCTGGAGGCAGCCACTGCTGAGCGGGACAGAGACGTCGCTGCTATTCAGGCTAACCTGGCAACCGCCTCGAAGGATCTGGACAAATGGCGTCAGACTGCCAACAAATATGAGCGTGAGATTGACAACCTGCAGCGTGACCTTCAACAACAGAGCAAGCAGTGGCAGAAAACTGCAGAAATACAAG CCGGCGAGCTGCAGTCCATGCAGGCGGAGTGTAACGGTCTTCAGAAGGAGTGTTCTGTGCTGCGATCAGAAAAACAAGACACGGTGAATAAGCACCAGAAGGAAAAGAACAGTCTGCAAAGTGAGTGCGCTTCGCTCAGGGCAGAGAAGGAGGAACTCCTCAAGACTCACCAAAAAGACAAGGGCAACCTGCAGAGTGAATGTGCAGCTCTGCGCTCTGAGAAGGAGGCGGTGCTgcagagacagcagcagctggagaagGACCTTGCCAG TTCGCGTGCCCAGAATGCTGAGCTGAGCAACAGCCTCAAAGCCCTGGAGAGATCCCAGCAGGAGTTGGAGAAGAAGCTGGCGTCTTTGCAGCTCCAGCACCAGCAGGATAGCTCTGAGCTGCAGACCCAACTAGATGAAGCGGACAGCCGCAGCAAAGCCCTGCAGAGAGAG AAACTGTGGATGATCTGGGGGCCTGTGGCTGCTGTGGCTCTAACAGCTGTGACTGCCGCTATGCTCTTCAGGACCTGA
- the slmapb gene encoding sarcolemma associated protein b isoform X1, with translation MDEKELSDPLNNVSVIKDDLTRSNMGSSGDSEKMIQHLNDELRDAQELANTEKHKCIELQGILQEERKENKKQADESANQIKHLQGQLRQLQEETGILREQLAVSSSSPDELQSARDEVKALKRALEAATAERDRDVAAIQANLATASKDLDKWRQTANKYEREIDNLQRDLQQQSKQWQKTAEIQAGELQSMQAECNGLQKECSVLRSEKQDTVNKHQKEKNSLQSECASLRAEKEELLKTHQKDKGNLQSECAALRSEKEAVLQRQQQLEKDLASSRAQNAELSNSLKALERSQQELEKKLASLQLQHQQDSSELQTQLDEADSRSKALQREYDEAKTELSDLKEKYETTEQEKQSIMDEFEACKASMKELQEKGTKTSLLLPVQAIVICLILALLYWCFGAL, from the exons ATGGACGAGAAAGAGCTGAGTGATCCTCTGAATAACGTATCAGTCATTAAAG atgACCTGACCAGGTCAAACATGGGCTCCTCTGGTGACTCAGAGAAAATGATCCAGCACTTAAATGATGAGCTTCGGGATGCCCAGGAGCTAGCTAATACTGAGAAGCACAAATGCATTGAGCTACAAG GTATCCTgcaggaagagagaaaagaaaataagaaacaagCTGATGAATCTGCAAATCAGATAAAACATCTTCAAG GCCAGCTGCGGCAGCTCCAAGAGGAAACGGGCATCCTCAGAGAGCAGTTAGCTGTCTCCTCCAGTTCACCCGATGAGCTACAAAGTGCACGTGATGAGGTGAAGGCGCTGAAACGTGCCCTGGAGGCAGCCACTGCTGAGCGGGACAGAGACGTCGCTGCTATTCAGGCTAACCTGGCAACCGCCTCGAAGGATCTGGACAAATGGCGTCAGACTGCCAACAAATATGAGCGTGAGATTGACAACCTGCAGCGTGACCTTCAACAACAGAGCAAGCAGTGGCAGAAAACTGCAGAAATACAAG CCGGCGAGCTGCAGTCCATGCAGGCGGAGTGTAACGGTCTTCAGAAGGAGTGTTCTGTGCTGCGATCAGAAAAACAAGACACGGTGAATAAGCACCAGAAGGAAAAGAACAGTCTGCAAAGTGAGTGCGCTTCGCTCAGGGCAGAGAAGGAGGAACTCCTCAAGACTCACCAAAAAGACAAGGGCAACCTGCAGAGTGAATGTGCAGCTCTGCGCTCTGAGAAGGAGGCGGTGCTgcagagacagcagcagctggagaagGACCTTGCCAG TTCGCGTGCCCAGAATGCTGAGCTGAGCAACAGCCTCAAAGCCCTGGAGAGATCCCAGCAGGAGTTGGAGAAGAAGCTGGCGTCTTTGCAGCTCCAGCACCAGCAGGATAGCTCTGAGCTGCAGACCCAACTAGATGAAGCGGACAGCCGCAGCAAAGCCCTGCAGAGAGAG TATGACGAGGCTAAGACGGAGCTGTCAGACCTAAAGGAAAAATATGAGACGACTGAGCAGGAGAAACAGTCGATAATGGATGAATTTGAGGCGTGCAAAGCCAGCATGAAGGAATTACAGGAGAAGGGGACAAAG ACATCCCTTTTGCTGCCTGTTCAAGCCATAGTCATCTGTCTTATCCTGGCTTTGCTGTATTGGTGCTTCGGCGCATTGTAG